One region of Termitidicoccus mucosus genomic DNA includes:
- a CDS encoding sugar phosphate isomerase/epimerase: MITYGFSTIGCPDLDMDSALELCIQYGLDFLELRALGGSTDLLEYFKQNKTSAGMPKVLVLASSFALLGEDKARREKLYREAELADKIGAKYIRVFGAGGNKMENNLTRIQIEAAARTIEALRREFDNRNVSCELILETHDVLSFSKPCYDLNNCLDIPVPILWDSYHTWRHGKESPEDTWSLLGPMIKHIHYKDGLASSGSSAGAYTLPGEGQYPLSELKRVLQSGKYENGISLEWEKLWHPALPAIQEALNAFIKIFSL, encoded by the coding sequence ATGATTACATATGGATTTTCAACGATAGGCTGCCCGGATCTCGACATGGATTCGGCATTGGAATTATGCATTCAATACGGACTCGATTTTCTGGAGCTGCGAGCGCTGGGAGGCAGCACCGATTTGCTTGAATATTTCAAGCAAAACAAAACGTCTGCCGGCATGCCGAAAGTGCTCGTCCTGGCATCATCCTTCGCCCTTCTCGGAGAAGATAAGGCAAGGAGGGAAAAACTGTATCGCGAAGCGGAACTTGCCGATAAAATCGGGGCGAAATATATCAGAGTTTTTGGGGCAGGCGGGAACAAGATGGAAAACAATTTAACCAGAATTCAGATCGAGGCGGCGGCCAGAACCATCGAAGCTCTGAGGAGAGAATTCGATAATAGAAACGTATCATGCGAGTTGATTCTGGAGACGCACGATGTGCTTTCATTTTCCAAACCATGTTATGATTTGAATAACTGCCTGGACATCCCCGTCCCAATCCTGTGGGACAGTTATCATACGTGGAGGCACGGGAAGGAATCGCCGGAGGACACATGGTCCCTGCTGGGACCCATGATCAAACACATACATTACAAAGACGGGCTTGCCTCGTCCGGATCATCAGCAGGGGCATATACGCTTCCAGGAGAGGGGCAGTATCCCTTGTCTGAATTGAAGCGTGTTTTGCAGTCTGGAAAATATGAGAATGGAATCTCTCTGGAGTGGGAAAAGTTGTGGCATCCGGCACTCCCTGCAATCCAAGAGGCGCTGAATGCCTTCATAAAAATTTTCTCATTATAA
- a CDS encoding MFS transporter translates to MSDQTANKPPAATPARIWRTGTLVYTSAGLAALFFWLLLGDFAWSMRDRSVAPMAQWYLNHLGVSSLLFGLLISSLPAALGLVLGPIISVKSDRHRGPRGRRVPFLLVTTPIAALGMIGLGLTPLIARGVHALFPGAGETASAIVCFAVFWTAWEFGTIASKSVFGGLINDVVPKPLLGRFYGLFRAIGLLDGMVFNFWIMGLVPAHFTLILCAIGAFYGITFMWVCLKVREGGYPPSEVGDGNGGGVPEGLAGWARRGVAETRRYCRECFTQSYYLAVFAMLMLAGVTQAPVNVFTIPQARSLGVDMDLYGKHVALSFLISLCLSFFLGWLADKFHPLRVVMATLAGYAAVALWGGLCATTPGTFLAAWVMHSVLGGAYITSAASLGQRLFPHSRFAQFASAGEVFVAVASMVVAPAVGTLIDASGQNYRLTFFAGGLLALGALSCAFYVHARFKKLGGPANYIAPE, encoded by the coding sequence GTGAGCGACCAAACCGCCAACAAACCCCCAGCCGCCACGCCCGCCAGAATCTGGCGCACCGGCACCCTTGTCTATACTTCCGCCGGGCTGGCCGCGCTTTTCTTCTGGCTGCTGCTGGGAGACTTCGCGTGGTCCATGCGCGACCGCTCCGTGGCGCCGATGGCGCAGTGGTATCTGAACCACCTCGGCGTCTCCAGCCTGCTGTTCGGGCTGCTCATCAGCTCGCTGCCGGCGGCGCTCGGCCTCGTGCTCGGGCCGATCATCAGCGTGAAGTCCGACCGGCACCGCGGCCCCCGCGGGAGGCGCGTCCCGTTCCTGCTCGTCACCACTCCCATTGCCGCGCTGGGCATGATCGGGCTGGGGCTCACGCCGCTCATCGCGCGCGGCGTGCATGCGCTGTTTCCAGGGGCGGGCGAGACAGCGTCAGCCATCGTGTGCTTCGCCGTGTTCTGGACCGCCTGGGAATTCGGCACTATCGCGAGCAAATCCGTTTTCGGAGGGCTGATCAACGACGTGGTGCCCAAGCCGCTGCTCGGACGCTTTTACGGCCTGTTCCGCGCCATCGGCCTGCTTGACGGAATGGTGTTCAACTTCTGGATCATGGGTTTGGTGCCGGCGCACTTCACCCTGATTTTGTGCGCCATCGGCGCCTTCTACGGCATCACTTTCATGTGGGTCTGCCTCAAGGTGCGCGAGGGCGGTTACCCGCCGTCCGAGGTGGGCGATGGCAACGGTGGCGGCGTCCCCGAAGGGCTCGCCGGCTGGGCGCGGCGCGGTGTCGCGGAGACGCGGCGGTATTGCCGCGAATGCTTCACCCAGTCGTATTATCTGGCTGTGTTCGCGATGCTGATGCTCGCGGGCGTGACGCAGGCGCCGGTCAATGTGTTCACCATCCCGCAGGCGCGCAGCCTAGGCGTGGACATGGATCTTTACGGAAAACACGTGGCATTGTCGTTTCTCATCTCCCTGTGCCTGTCCTTTTTCCTTGGCTGGCTGGCGGACAAGTTTCATCCGCTGCGCGTGGTGATGGCCACGCTGGCCGGCTATGCGGCGGTCGCGCTCTGGGGCGGCCTTTGCGCCACCACGCCGGGGACTTTCCTCGCCGCGTGGGTGATGCACAGCGTGCTGGGTGGCGCCTATATCACGAGTGCGGCGTCGCTGGGCCAGCGGTTATTCCCGCACTCGCGCTTCGCGCAATTCGCCTCGGCGGGCGAGGTGTTTGTCGCCGTTGCCAGCATGGTGGTCGCGCCGGCGGTCGGAACGCTGATCGACGCGTCGGGCCAAAACTACCGGCTGACTTTTTTCGCGGGCGGCCTTTTGGCCCTCGGCGCGCTTTCCTGCGCGTTTTATGTCCACGCCCGCTTCAAAAAACTCGGCGGCCCCGCAAACTATATCGCCCCGGAATAA